The proteins below come from a single Eubacterium limosum genomic window:
- a CDS encoding HPr family phosphocarrier protein, with amino-acid sequence MKEFNYTITDPAGIHARPAGLLVKKTQPYASEISLVKDGKTGNGKSMLSVMGLGAKNGETITVQAEGPDEDTAIVELEAFFKENL; translated from the coding sequence ATGAAAGAATTTAATTACACAATTACGGACCCAGCAGGTATTCACGCAAGACCAGCAGGATTACTCGTTAAAAAAACCCAGCCATACGCATCTGAAATCAGTCTGGTTAAGGATGGCAAAACCGGTAATGGCAAGAGCATGTTAAGTGTTATGGGCTTAGGTGCTAAAAACGGCGAAACCATCACTGTACAGGCAGAAGGTCCTGACGAAGATACCGCTATTGTTGAATTAGAAGCATTCTTCAAAGAAAACCTCTAA
- a CDS encoding anthranilate synthase component II: protein MYIMIDNYDSFVYNLDAYFKELGQEIEVIRNDAVDVRALLERGDIQGIIISPGPKNPEDCGKSAEVVRAFAGRVPILGVCLGHQIIGHVFGAAVKKGERPMHGKITPVFHKGRNLFEGLRQEMSVTRYHSLVVAENSLPEALLVDARSEDGVVMALSHRDYPVYGVQFHPEAVLTEAGHAVLGNFIRLCEEWWCQNENTDCRMAS, encoded by the coding sequence ATGTATATCATGATTGACAATTACGATTCCTTTGTTTATAACCTCGATGCCTATTTTAAGGAACTGGGGCAGGAGATCGAGGTAATCCGCAATGATGCGGTGGACGTCCGTGCGCTGCTTGAACGTGGGGATATCCAGGGAATCATCATTTCCCCAGGCCCCAAAAACCCAGAGGACTGCGGTAAATCTGCCGAGGTCGTGCGCGCTTTTGCGGGCAGAGTGCCGATCCTGGGGGTCTGCCTGGGGCACCAGATCATCGGCCATGTTTTTGGCGCAGCTGTGAAAAAAGGGGAAAGACCCATGCACGGCAAGATTACGCCAGTATTTCATAAGGGCAGGAACTTGTTTGAGGGGCTCAGGCAGGAGATGTCGGTCACCCGTTACCACTCACTGGTGGTGGCTGAAAACAGCCTGCCGGAGGCGCTGCTCGTTGACGCGCGGTCGGAGGACGGCGTGGTTATGGCGCTTTCCCACAGGGATTACCCGGTTTACGGTGTCCAGTTCCATCCCGAGGCAGTGCTGACTGAAGCGGGGCATGCGGTGTTGGGCAATTTTATTCGATTATGCGAGGAGTGGTGGTGTCAAAATGAAAACACAGATTGTCGAATGGCCTCTTAA
- the pabB gene encoding aminodeoxychorismate synthase component I, with translation MKTQIVEWPLKYGAAELFDLYCSCPGAVLLDSSLVNEMGRYSMIGLNPYKNLEVKDGALYVDGSLTEGSLEEVLGEYMAAHYEKNDTGLPMISGAIGYFTYDYGRSFERIKTRHAKVQEIPDCILNFYDNLIIEDRHEKKLYLTASGMLAEPGAALDALKDEIIAFKPSKEAGEWEEYPVKITSDFEKEAYKKAIDRMIDYIVEGDIYIANMTRRIMAYSGKSPYAMFKSLRENNPSPFGGYFNYGDFQVISASPERFLRMKNGLVETRPIKGTRRRGVTPEEDAALKKELQESEKDKSELLMIVDLERNDLNRVCEPGSVKVTSLFDVETYATVFHLVSNIVGKLRDSLTAPDLLRAAFPGGSITGAPKIRAMEIIDELEHSRRGLYTGSMGYLGLDGSCDLNIVIRTAVYQNGCYTLGVGGGITCESDLEFEYEETEQKARALLEAMR, from the coding sequence ATGAAAACACAGATTGTCGAATGGCCTCTTAAATACGGCGCGGCTGAGCTTTTTGATCTTTACTGCAGCTGCCCTGGCGCTGTTTTACTGGATTCCTCCCTGGTCAATGAAATGGGACGTTACTCTATGATCGGGCTGAATCCCTATAAGAATCTGGAGGTAAAGGATGGCGCCCTGTATGTGGACGGCAGCCTGACTGAGGGCAGTCTGGAGGAGGTCCTGGGCGAGTATATGGCAGCGCATTATGAAAAGAACGATACTGGACTGCCTATGATCTCGGGCGCTATCGGCTACTTTACCTATGACTACGGGCGTAGCTTTGAGCGGATAAAGACCCGTCATGCCAAAGTTCAGGAGATCCCGGATTGTATTTTGAACTTTTATGACAATCTCATCATTGAGGACCGGCATGAAAAAAAGCTGTACCTGACAGCCAGCGGTATGCTGGCAGAGCCTGGAGCAGCTCTGGACGCCTTAAAAGATGAAATTATAGCCTTTAAGCCAAGCAAAGAGGCTGGGGAATGGGAAGAATACCCTGTGAAAATCACATCGGATTTTGAGAAGGAGGCTTATAAAAAAGCCATTGACCGGATGATCGATTATATTGTAGAAGGGGATATTTATATCGCGAATATGACCAGGCGTATTATGGCTTACAGCGGGAAGTCTCCCTACGCCATGTTTAAGAGCCTGCGTGAGAACAATCCTTCACCCTTTGGCGGCTATTTTAACTATGGGGATTTTCAAGTCATCAGTGCCTCGCCGGAGCGGTTTCTGCGCATGAAAAACGGTCTGGTAGAAACACGGCCCATCAAGGGCACACGCCGTCGGGGCGTGACGCCAGAAGAGGACGCTGCTCTGAAGAAGGAGCTTCAGGAGTCAGAGAAGGATAAGAGCGAGCTGCTTATGATCGTTGATTTGGAGCGCAACGATCTTAACCGGGTCTGTGAGCCGGGCAGCGTGAAGGTTACCAGCCTGTTTGACGTGGAAACCTACGCCACGGTCTTTCACCTGGTTTCCAATATTGTCGGAAAGCTGCGGGACAGTCTGACAGCCCCTGACCTGCTGCGCGCCGCTTTCCCAGGCGGGTCAATTACCGGAGCGCCCAAAATACGGGCCATGGAAATCATTGACGAGCTGGAGCATAGCCGCAGGGGGCTGTATACGGGCTCTATGGGCTATCTTGGCTTGGACGGAAGCTGTGATCTGAACATTGTGATCCGCACCGCAGTTTACCAGAATGGTTGCTACACTCTGGGCGTGGGCGGCGGCATTACCTGCGAATCGGATCTGGAATTTGAGTACGAAGAAACTGAGCAAAAGGCCAGGGCGCTTCTGGAGGCCATGCGATGA
- a CDS encoding aminotransferase class IV has product MSEQELILDDGFCFGLGAFETIAVMYGQPVFLGAHLKRLKEALDFLGIPNPVTTEWVNETLKKHPMKNGVLKIIVSQENCLWSCRQNPYTLADYERGFVLRTSPVRRNETSPLTCHKTLCYGENILEKRRAASQGFDEPVFLNTRGQLTEGAVTNLFFVKKGRLITPSLSCGLLPGTVRNYLISRYDVEERVVFPEEIGDFDEAFVTNALMGMLPVRQLDDVAYGEKSVWEAVWRDYHDLLRQALDWPVL; this is encoded by the coding sequence ATGAGCGAGCAAGAGCTGATTTTGGACGATGGTTTTTGTTTTGGTCTGGGCGCCTTTGAAACCATTGCAGTAATGTACGGACAGCCTGTGTTTTTAGGGGCACATCTGAAACGGTTAAAAGAAGCTTTGGATTTCCTTGGAATCCCAAACCCTGTGACTACAGAATGGGTGAACGAAACTCTAAAAAAACATCCTATGAAGAATGGGGTGCTCAAGATCATTGTTTCCCAGGAGAATTGTCTGTGGTCCTGCCGGCAAAACCCCTATACTTTGGCAGACTACGAGCGTGGTTTTGTGCTGAGAACCAGTCCAGTGCGGCGCAATGAAACCTCCCCCCTGACCTGCCACAAGACGCTCTGTTATGGGGAAAACATTCTGGAAAAAAGGCGGGCGGCATCCCAGGGCTTTGATGAGCCGGTATTTTTAAACACCAGAGGTCAGTTGACAGAAGGTGCAGTGACAAATCTTTTCTTTGTAAAGAAAGGGCGGCTGATTACACCCTCTCTGTCCTGCGGTCTGCTGCCGGGAACGGTCCGAAATTACCTGATCAGCCGCTATGATGTGGAGGAAAGAGTGGTCTTTCCGGAGGAGATTGGTGATTTTGATGAAGCCTTTGTCACCAACGCTCTGATGGGGATGCTGCCTGTCCGTCAGTTGGACGACGTCGCCTACGGTGAAAAAAGCGTCTGGGAGGCAGTCTGGAGAGATTACCATGACCTCTTGCGGCAGGCGCTTGATTGGCCAGTGCTGTGA
- a CDS encoding Mbeg1-like protein, whose amino-acid sequence MSNIFDYLDWRGDLTLDQSPFNAVDNLILSCISYIRFEGIVPNSTKAVSITEAYARFSALPEEEQQLRLRVDEDRRLLKELAQSRRFADMGLCLYDDQLDPILEKQFCGLTVLTGDGLAFIAYRGTDDTLVGWKEDFNMSFKTCVPSQTEAAEYLKRTAGSLGAIRLRLGGHSKGGNLAVYAGIHCGAYLNRIEAIYSNDGPGFPAEVLESSPYQVVSGRIRTFVPQTSIVGMLLEHAEDYTVVHSKQIGIAQHDPYSWEILGPDFVCLESVTAGCRFMDETVKAWVDDMSPEEREQFIDTFYDILSVTQAQTVSDLAHFSLKNARAIKQTLENTDPETKKMMTEAISKLLDAAKDSFHTLLPHKKASD is encoded by the coding sequence ATGTCCAATATTTTTGATTACCTTGACTGGCGGGGAGATCTCACCCTGGATCAGTCTCCCTTTAACGCAGTAGACAACCTGATTCTCAGCTGTATTTCCTATATCCGCTTCGAAGGTATTGTTCCAAACAGCACCAAAGCGGTCAGCATTACCGAGGCTTATGCCCGTTTTTCGGCACTGCCTGAGGAGGAACAGCAGCTGCGCCTGCGAGTGGATGAGGACAGACGCCTTTTAAAGGAGCTGGCGCAAAGCCGCCGTTTTGCAGATATGGGACTCTGCCTTTATGATGATCAGCTGGACCCCATTCTGGAAAAGCAGTTTTGTGGGCTCACCGTTCTGACCGGTGACGGGCTTGCCTTCATTGCCTACCGTGGCACAGATGACACCCTTGTGGGCTGGAAGGAAGACTTTAACATGAGCTTTAAAACCTGTGTTCCCTCCCAGACCGAAGCCGCCGAGTATCTGAAGCGTACCGCCGGGAGCCTTGGCGCCATCCGCCTGCGGCTGGGTGGTCACTCGAAGGGAGGTAACCTGGCAGTGTATGCGGGCATTCACTGCGGGGCTTACCTCAATCGTATTGAGGCGATCTACAGCAACGACGGTCCCGGCTTTCCCGCCGAGGTACTGGAGAGTTCCCCCTATCAGGTGGTGAGCGGCCGCATTCGTACCTTCGTGCCGCAGACCTCCATTGTCGGCATGCTCCTTGAGCACGCCGAGGACTATACCGTGGTACACAGCAAACAGATCGGTATCGCACAGCACGACCCCTACTCCTGGGAAATTCTGGGACCTGATTTCGTCTGTCTGGAATCTGTGACTGCTGGCTGCCGTTTTATGGACGAAACCGTCAAGGCGTGGGTCGATGACATGTCTCCTGAGGAACGCGAACAGTTTATCGATACCTTTTATGACATCCTGTCTGTGACACAGGCTCAGACCGTCAGTGATCTGGCACACTTTTCCCTGAAAAATGCCCGTGCCATCAAACAAACCCTTGAAAATACCGACCCTGAAACAAAAAAAATGATGACCGAAGCCATTTCCAAGCTTCTGGACGCCGCCAAAGATTCCTTTCATACACTGCTGCCGCACAAAAAAGCCTCAGACTAA
- a CDS encoding DUF6376 family protein — MKKQMKTLGGLLVVLCLMLSITGCGDDGTQAYAEEFTNLATEISQENTDWQKLLNEADYESQDWINSVQSKLSEMEASWTKLGALKAPKKMEDVQSSFKGASDKMLSAIALYKECFNAPIDPNNVDEAGLNALIDKAGEADGMAMEASSLMLEGSQKATDMIKK, encoded by the coding sequence ATGAAAAAGCAAATGAAAACATTGGGGGGTTTACTGGTCGTTTTATGCCTGATGCTGTCCATTACCGGCTGTGGCGACGATGGAACCCAGGCCTATGCCGAGGAGTTTACGAATCTGGCGACTGAAATTTCCCAGGAGAACACAGACTGGCAGAAGCTTTTAAATGAAGCAGATTATGAAAGTCAGGACTGGATTAACAGTGTGCAGTCAAAGCTTTCTGAAATGGAGGCCAGCTGGACGAAGCTGGGGGCTTTGAAGGCCCCGAAGAAGATGGAAGACGTCCAGTCAAGTTTTAAGGGCGCATCGGATAAAATGCTGTCTGCCATTGCCCTTTATAAAGAATGCTTTAATGCGCCCATTGATCCTAATAACGTCGATGAAGCAGGCTTGAACGCTCTTATTGACAAGGCGGGTGAAGCTGACGGTATGGCTATGGAAGCCTCTAGCCTGATGCTAGAAGGCTCTCAGAAGGCCACAGACATGATTAAAAAATAA
- a CDS encoding radical SAM protein — MQEKEELFAFIETAERNVLRGKALERAELIRLLDIDPDSEACERLGQAARRVASQVTGDRAYLWGAMGVDYKACPMNCDFCSLGEAWGIVESGQERDFSETEIIESVRDYAENKVRWIVLRTTEFYSLEILSELIGKIRRAVPGSYEIGLNVGEFDLEKANALHHAGVDFIYHSLRLGEGRDTRFEPEERLKTLRAVKNSPLKLVFLVEPIGVEHSNEEIADICLCAIEHQAIVTGGMARVPVPGTPLGVHPQITENRLAQIIAITRLAGGSRVPDICVHPATPKAMRFGANVAVVETGSIPRDSCCLPKEKWNHFDAQTAGEWFEQAGYTLCDGPEMQ, encoded by the coding sequence ATGCAGGAGAAAGAAGAGCTGTTTGCCTTTATTGAAACAGCCGAAAGAAATGTGCTTAGGGGCAAGGCTTTGGAACGGGCAGAGCTGATCCGTCTGCTCGACATTGATCCGGATTCGGAGGCCTGTGAGCGCCTGGGACAGGCGGCCCGCCGGGTGGCCTCACAAGTGACCGGTGATAGAGCCTATCTTTGGGGGGCAATGGGAGTGGATTACAAGGCCTGTCCCATGAATTGTGATTTTTGTTCGCTGGGTGAAGCCTGGGGAATTGTGGAGTCTGGCCAGGAGCGGGATTTCTCGGAAACGGAAATTATTGAGAGTGTCCGGGACTACGCGGAAAATAAGGTGCGTTGGATCGTCCTCAGGACCACAGAGTTTTACAGCCTGGAGATACTTTCAGAACTTATTGGAAAGATACGAAGGGCTGTGCCGGGAAGTTATGAAATTGGCCTGAACGTGGGTGAGTTTGATCTGGAAAAGGCCAATGCCCTGCACCACGCTGGTGTGGACTTTATATACCATTCTCTGAGGCTGGGGGAAGGCCGGGATACCCGGTTTGAGCCTGAGGAGCGTCTTAAAACCCTGCGCGCCGTCAAGAATTCGCCCCTGAAGCTGGTTTTCCTGGTCGAGCCCATCGGCGTCGAGCACAGCAATGAGGAAATCGCGGATATCTGTCTATGCGCCATTGAGCACCAGGCCATCGTAACGGGTGGTATGGCCCGTGTACCGGTGCCGGGAACCCCTCTGGGTGTACACCCGCAGATAACTGAAAACCGCCTGGCACAGATTATAGCCATCACGCGTCTGGCTGGCGGCAGCCGTGTACCGGACATCTGCGTACATCCGGCAACGCCAAAGGCCATGCGCTTTGGTGCTAATGTGGCTGTTGTGGAAACTGGCTCGATTCCACGGGACAGCTGCTGTCTTCCAAAGGAAAAGTGGAATCATTTTGACGCCCAGACAGCGGGCGAATGGTTTGAACAGGCTGGCTATACTCTGTGTGACGGACCGGAAATGCAGTGA
- a CDS encoding ABC transporter substrate-binding protein produces the protein MKIKKYVAMALTVLLAAGLLAGCGSPGEDTAAKSEKITVGTWKTAQTITPYFYNEFMPESVEVLPFTNPGDQKTALLAGSLDMCGTTLVTAITAASKGEPVKIVTSLCNKCSALVVDKDSGIKSEADLKGKRIAYVPGTMHHALLLEVLKRSGINPDTDVELKRIDFFDMGQALLNGDIDAFLSGEPYPSQAVQEGYGRILSYPYFDDSIGTINAAMIVTENTIKNKPEMVQDLVNAHVDAIRMLNEDREKWLNKSAEFGTDKALLEISADNIELCSDIDNTFIQNTRNLADRMKELGMIDNVPDIDAMFDLSFLEQAAKRR, from the coding sequence ATGAAAATTAAAAAATACGTGGCGATGGCTCTGACGGTGTTGCTGGCCGCGGGCCTGCTTGCTGGTTGCGGCAGCCCAGGGGAGGATACAGCGGCAAAGAGTGAGAAGATAACGGTGGGAACATGGAAAACAGCCCAGACCATCACACCTTATTTTTATAATGAATTTATGCCAGAAAGCGTTGAGGTCTTACCTTTTACCAACCCAGGCGACCAGAAAACCGCACTGCTGGCAGGCAGTCTGGATATGTGTGGCACGACACTGGTCACTGCCATTACAGCTGCCTCTAAGGGGGAGCCAGTCAAAATTGTTACCAGCCTGTGTAATAAATGCTCGGCCCTTGTGGTGGACAAGGACTCTGGTATCAAGAGTGAGGCTGACTTGAAGGGCAAACGTATTGCCTATGTGCCGGGCACCATGCACCATGCCCTGCTGCTGGAGGTACTTAAGCGCAGCGGCATCAACCCGGACACCGATGTGGAGCTTAAGCGCATCGATTTTTTCGATATGGGACAGGCTCTTTTAAACGGGGATATTGATGCCTTTTTAAGCGGAGAACCTTACCCGTCCCAAGCTGTTCAGGAGGGTTATGGACGTATTTTGAGCTATCCCTACTTTGATGACAGCATTGGAACCATCAACGCAGCTATGATCGTTACCGAGAATACCATTAAAAACAAACCGGAAATGGTTCAGGATTTGGTGAATGCCCATGTGGACGCTATCAGGATGCTGAACGAAGATCGGGAGAAATGGTTAAATAAATCGGCAGAATTTGGGACGGACAAGGCTTTGCTGGAAATCTCGGCAGACAATATTGAGCTCTGTTCAGACATTGACAATACCTTTATCCAGAACACCAGAAATCTGGCGGACCGTATGAAAGAGCTGGGTATGATCGACAATGTGCCGGATATTGACGCCATGTTTGACCTCAGCTTTTTGGAACAGGCCGCTAAACGGCGTTAG
- a CDS encoding ABC transporter permease translates to MERFRNIVKRVDPVGWIVPALVVAVWFWLSASGHIPAYKLPSPVELFRVLTDFASGRLGITPYSGALWENLGASLLRVLAGFFIAGSLGMLMGFLTGRITVLRRLFDPVIHLIKAVPGIGWLPIAIVWFGVGEGNTLFLMSLAAFFPVYVNTAAGAAAIPEMYIQAGQMLGAQGFRLFRDVVFPAAFPQAAVGLRLGLGVAWAYLVLGEVTGVTKGLGAIMSDARMLGHVDMVLAAMIVIAVAAKVTDFLLVAVCRRIYPQGGRKNESGV, encoded by the coding sequence ATGGAAAGATTTCGGAATATTGTAAAGCGGGTAGACCCGGTGGGGTGGATCGTCCCGGCATTGGTGGTGGCGGTCTGGTTCTGGCTGTCTGCTTCTGGGCATATACCAGCCTATAAGCTGCCGTCTCCTGTGGAACTGTTTCGGGTGCTGACGGATTTTGCATCTGGCCGTCTGGGCATCACACCCTATTCCGGAGCTCTGTGGGAAAATCTAGGTGCCAGCCTGCTTCGTGTGCTGGCCGGTTTTTTCATCGCCGGGAGCCTGGGCATGCTCATGGGCTTTCTGACTGGCCGCATAACGGTATTGAGGCGTCTTTTTGACCCGGTGATCCACCTGATCAAGGCGGTGCCGGGCATTGGCTGGCTGCCTATAGCCATTGTCTGGTTTGGCGTGGGCGAGGGAAACACCCTTTTTCTCATGTCGCTGGCGGCTTTTTTTCCGGTCTATGTCAATACTGCTGCCGGGGCGGCAGCTATTCCGGAGATGTATATTCAGGCTGGGCAGATGCTGGGGGCGCAGGGCTTCAGGCTTTTCCGTGACGTTGTTTTTCCAGCGGCTTTCCCTCAGGCCGCAGTGGGGCTTCGACTGGGGCTGGGGGTCGCCTGGGCTTATCTGGTGCTGGGTGAGGTCACCGGGGTCACAAAGGGACTGGGCGCTATTATGAGTGACGCCCGGATGCTCGGCCATGTGGACATGGTTCTGGCCGCCATGATTGTTATTGCTGTGGCAGCAAAGGTGACGGATTTTTTGCTCGTGGCTGTATGCAGGAGAATCTACCCACAGGGAGGCAGAAAAAATGAGTCTGGAGTTTAA
- a CDS encoding ABC transporter ATP-binding protein, producing MSLEFKNISHGYGGLEVLKDVSFKAEPGKITVLLGPSGCGKSTLLKLAAGFEKPVTGSVCFNESPVTGPSVERGVMFQTPVLFDWLTAAGNVAFGLKQAGVRGKEQQDRVDRFMDLTGLADFKDYYPGALSGGMQQRAALARLLVMEPQCLLMDEPFAALDAQLRPKMQGLVLSVWRDLRSTVLFVTHDVEEALVLGHRILVFSKRPGHIVKDIERELEKKDPLDQLADPDFGKEKKNILEILRDL from the coding sequence ATGAGTCTGGAGTTTAAAAATATATCCCATGGTTATGGCGGTCTGGAGGTTTTAAAGGATGTAAGTTTCAAGGCCGAGCCGGGGAAGATCACCGTACTGCTGGGACCCAGCGGCTGCGGGAAGTCAACTCTTTTAAAGCTGGCAGCCGGTTTTGAAAAGCCAGTGACGGGGTCGGTCTGCTTTAATGAAAGCCCTGTGACTGGCCCGAGCGTGGAGCGTGGCGTGATGTTTCAAACGCCAGTCCTGTTTGATTGGCTTACCGCCGCGGGTAATGTGGCCTTTGGCCTTAAGCAGGCAGGTGTGCGGGGAAAGGAGCAGCAGGATCGGGTAGACCGTTTTATGGATCTCACAGGCCTCGCTGATTTCAAGGACTACTACCCCGGTGCCCTGTCCGGTGGTATGCAGCAGCGCGCTGCCCTTGCACGGCTTCTGGTTATGGAGCCGCAATGCCTGCTCATGGATGAGCCATTTGCCGCGCTGGACGCCCAGCTGAGGCCAAAGATGCAGGGACTGGTATTATCGGTCTGGCGGGATCTGCGGTCCACTGTGCTCTTTGTTACCCATGATGTCGAGGAGGCTTTGGTGCTGGGTCATCGGATACTGGTTTTCAGCAAACGGCCAGGCCATATCGTCAAAGACATTGAGCGGGAGCTTGAAAAAAAAGACCCTCTGGATCAGCTCGCAGACCCAGATTTTGGAAAAGAAAAAAAGAATATTCTGGAAATTCTCCGGGATCTTTAG